The Aquidulcibacter paucihalophilus genomic interval GCGAACTGGATGTAGGCTAGGGCTTCAGCCGACTGGTTGCCCTTGCCGAACATGTTGAGGGGCTCGCACTCGTTGATGTTCTGCTGGCCGATAGGGTTGGCCCGCAGATCGCCACCTCGGACCTGATCCTCGATCAGGGCGACGTTCTGAGCCTGAAGCAACTGTACCCGGCAGACGATCTCGCCCGGCCGGCCGTTCACCAAGCCCGCGGTGTCGAAGACGGCGTCGGTGGCGTAGGCCTGACGCTCGGTGTCCACCGACTCAGCGACCTGCTCAACCTCGACTTCGCCGTAAGTGTAGCTCAGATCCCAGCGGACATTATTGAGGAAGGCGAAGCGGTCGTGGGTGCCTTCGAGCGATGCGACGAAGCGGGTCAGCTCGCGGGTGTTGGTCTGCTCGTTATCGACGCCCCGCAAGGCGTTCCGCGCGAACGGCGCGGCCACCGTCAGCGGATCGCCGGTCACCGGATCGGTCCTGGGCAAGCCCGGAGACGTCGCGGTCGGGTTGGTGTAAAGAATGAGCCGGTTGTTCTCGATTGCAGTGCGGACGTTCGCCGGCAGGAAGGCGTTGTCGCTCAGCCGGACGGTATATTGTGTGGCGCCGCGGATCTCGCTGACCTGGTCCGCCGTTCGGCCGTTGTTGATGTAAATATCGAAGAAGGTCGCCTGGCTCTCGGCGAAGGTTGCTTCCTGGGTTTGCTTCGCCTCGACGCGGAACAGGATGTCGTCGGTGATCGAGAAGTTGGCGCCCGCGGCGTAGCGCGTCGTCTCGCCTTGCGGGAAGAAGCTGAACTGGCTGAACTCCGAGTAGTCCTCGCCGTCACCGCCAATATTAAACAGCCGCGAGAAACCGGTGCCGATCCGAGTGCCAAAGTCGGTCGGTCGGCCCACAGCGCCGTCGAACACGAAGGAGTAGCCCGGGTTGGGCGTCGTGCAATTATTGTTGGTGTAGGACGTGCCGCTCGGGCAGTTGAAGAACGGAATATCAGGGTCGCTGAGTGGGCTCGCCGGTACGTTGTTGGCCAGGTTGACGATGCTCCACCGAACGCGTTGGAGCAACCTAGCGCCGGAGTAAACTCGCTGGTCGATGATCCCGTCGCTGGGAGGGCCGAAGGCCGGGTTGGTCGGATCGACATCGGCACCGATATGGACATAGTTGGCCCGCAGCCAGTCGATGTCCAGGTTCCGGACCTCGTCCAGCTCCTCATACTCGGCAAAGGCCCACAGGTTCAACCGGTCGTCAAAGATGTTGGCCCCGACCAACGCCGAAAGGCGGCGGTTCGCCTGACCGCCCTGGTTGATCATGCCGTAGTTGGCGTCGATCTCGAGGCCCTCGAAGTCGCGGCGCAGCTGGAAGTTCAGCACACCCGAGACGGCGTCAGCGCCATAGACCGACGACGCGCCGCCGGTGATGATCTCGATGTTCTCGATCAGCAGACGCGGGATGGTATCGACGTCCACGGCAAGCGCCCCGGTCTCCGATCCGACATGACGGCGGCCATCGACCAGCGTCAGCGTACGGCCCCTCCCGAGCGAGCGCAGGTTGGCGGCCGACAGACCGCCCAGGTCGCTGCCGACGGTGTCCGAAGGCACCAGGGAGTTCGACAGTGCTGGGATGGTCGCCAGAAAATCGATGACCGTCGACTGGCCGCTGGTCAGCAGCGCTTCACGCGAAACCTGGATCAGCGGGGTCGGCGAATTCGTCGGGTCACGACGGATGCGCGAGCCGGTGACGACGACTTCGTCGATCTCGGTGGCTTGCGACTCAGCCTCGCCCGAGACGTTCACGGTCGGCAGCGGGGCGGTCTGGGCGAAGGCCGGCAGGCT includes:
- a CDS encoding TonB-dependent receptor encodes the protein MRSRLLATTIVAGVAWGASLPAFAQTAPLPTVNVSGEAESQATEIDEVVVTGSRIRRDPTNSPTPLIQVSREALLTSGQSTVIDFLATIPALSNSLVPSDTVGSDLGGLSAANLRSLGRGRTLTLVDGRRHVGSETGALAVDVDTIPRLLIENIEIITGGASSVYGADAVSGVLNFQLRRDFEGLEIDANYGMINQGGQANRRLSALVGANIFDDRLNLWAFAEYEELDEVRNLDIDWLRANYVHIGADVDPTNPAFGPPSDGIIDQRVYSGARLLQRVRWSIVNLANNVPASPLSDPDIPFFNCPSGTSYTNNNCTTPNPGYSFVFDGAVGRPTDFGTRIGTGFSRLFNIGGDGEDYSEFSQFSFFPQGETTRYAAGANFSITDDILFRVEAKQTQEATFAESQATFFDIYINNGRTADQVSEIRGATQYTVRLSDNAFLPANVRTAIENNRLILYTNPTATSPGLPRTDPVTGDPLTVAAPFARNALRGVDNEQTNTRELTRFVASLEGTHDRFAFLNNVRWDLSYTYGEVEVEQVAESVDTERQAYATDAVFDTAGLVNGRPGEIVCRVQLLQAQNVALIEDQVRGGDLRANPIGQQNINECEPLNMFGKGNQSAEALAYIQFAGDSFARNEQEQAIAAVSGELWDFWGAGRIGGAVGVEYRREFTEGVGYEDENENRLTQGFDGGFQPAAQYESEEAFAELSIPLIRDNWLGEYAEISGSYRYFDYTTVGTGDVYGVNFIYRPIRDVTFRTSFNSSFRAPNLGENFAPLTPAFANFAFTDPCSTTNINAPANQEFRTNRIANCTALAQQQGLTFDFAGATATTTDDFDPTPLGSGSVVGSAGGNPFLQPEESESFTFSTVIEPRMFPNFSLVLDYYEIEISNVIAAISPNIAANNCVDGPSLNQGACATIFRNNPFLPFAIGGPASDPIGAFIQGSINYAKLTTRGLDFTARYRLDLEEAVGRNWGNLDYRLGGSWLIEQKNFNNAEDPSDFTGLDSDILYPRVRLTSSLTYAPNDEWSVNWTMDWQTAQDTFTSAQYGASGNVDSRLPENFNTGNFARHDFTVRWNAADNLSIRAGVVNAFDAEQARYLGNTLYSNFDPYGTRFFIGLNYRPF